The following are encoded in a window of Corythoichthys intestinalis isolate RoL2023-P3 chromosome 8, ASM3026506v1, whole genome shotgun sequence genomic DNA:
- the mchr1a gene encoding melanin-concentrating hormone receptor 1, with amino-acid sequence MEFLDEFNFSLGYINATSALDSPSHCSTILLFIFGVIFLVGILGNSIVIYTIMKKTKCRAKQTVPDVFILNLSIVDMLFLLGMPFLIHQLLGNGTWRFGATMCTVITALDSNSQIVSTYILTAMTLDRYVATVHPIRFNYIRTPCVASFVIAVVWALSLITIIPVWMYADLMPLPGGLVACALLLPDPVTNMYWFTLYQFFLAFAIPLAIICRVFFKILQHMSSSVAPLPQRSLRVRVRNVTRMAVAICLAFFICWAPYYILQLVHLGIQNPSIAFSYAYNIAISMGYANSCINPLLYIILSETFKKHFLRAVQPTNRKFNVNSSTTEAGSLSMRIVPEGPQMAPVAREIPSSVAPQ; translated from the coding sequence CTTTGGATAGTCCTTCTCACTGCAGCACCATCCTGTTGTTCATCTTTGGTGTCATCTTCCTGGTTGGCATCCTTGGCAACAGCATCGTCATCTACACTATAATGAAGAAAACTAAATGCCGCGCCAAGCAAACCGTCCCGGACGTCTTCATCCTCAACTTGTCAATTGTCGACATGCTCTTCCTGCTCGGGATGCCCTTCTTGATCCATCAGTTGCTCGGCAATGGCACATGGCGCTTCGGCGCCACCATGTGCACGGTCATCACGGCGCTGGACTCCAACAGTCAGATAGTGAGCACGTACATCCTCACGGCCATGACGCTCGACCGCTACGTCGCTACGGTGCATCCCATCCGCTTCAACTACATCCGCACGCCGTGCGTGGCCTCATTCGTCATTGCTGTGGTCTGGGCTCTCTCCCTGATCACCATCATCCCCGTGTGGATGTACGCCGACCTCATGCCCCTGCCGGGTGGACTAGTAGCCTGCGCTTTGCTCTTGCCTGACCCCGTCACCAACATGTACTGGTTCACACTCTACCAGTTCTTCCTGGCCTTTGCCATCCCTCTTGCCATCATCTGTAGGGTGTTCTTCAAGATACTGCAGCACATGTCTAGCAGTGTGGCCCCGCTCCCCCAGCGGAGCCTGAGGGTACGCGTCAGGAATGTGACAAGAATGGCGGTGGCCATTTGCTTGGCCTTTTTTATCTGCTGGGCACCCTACTACATCCTGCAGCTGGTCCACCTGGGTATACAGAACCCTAGCATTGCCTTCTCCTATGCCTACAACATTGCCATCAGCATGGGCTACGCCAACAGCTGCATCAACCCCCTTCTTTACATCATCCTGAGCGAGACCTTCAAGAAGCATTTCCTCAGGGCCGTGCAGCCGACCAACAGGAAGTTTAACGTCAACTCCAGCACCACGGAGGCTGGCAGTCTGAGCATGAGGATTGTACCCGAAGGGCCTCAAATGGCACCGGTGGCAAGGGAGATACCATCTAGTGTCGCCCCACAGTGA